A window of Macrotis lagotis isolate mMagLag1 chromosome X, bilby.v1.9.chrom.fasta, whole genome shotgun sequence contains these coding sequences:
- the LOC141496801 gene encoding tubulin beta-2B chain yields MREIVHIQAGQCGNQIGAKFWEVISDEHGIDPTGSYHGDSDLQLERINVYYNEATGNKYVPRAILVDLEPGTMDSVRSGPFGQIFRPDNFVFGQSGAGNNWAKGHYTEGAELVDSVLDVVRKESESCDCLQGFQLTHSLGGGTGSGMGTLLISKIREEYPDRIMNTFSVMPSPKVSDTVVEPYNATLSVHQLVENTDETYCIDNEALYDICFRTLKLTTPTYGDLNHLVSATMSGVTTCLRFPGQLNADLRKLAVNMVPFPRLHFFMPGFAPLTSRGSQQYRALTVPELTQQMFDSKNMMAACDPRHGRYLTVAAIFRGRMSMKEVDEQMLNVQNKNSSYFVEWIPNNVKTAVCDIPPRGLKMSATFIGNSTAIQELFKRISEQFTAMFRRKAFLHWYTGEGMDEMEFTEAESNMNDLVSEYQQYQDATADEQGEFEEEEGEDEA; encoded by the exons ATGCGTGAGATCGTGCACATTCAGGCTGGTCAGTGTGGCAACCAGATAGGAGCCAAG TTTTGGGAGGTCATCAGTGATGAGCATGGGATTGATCCTACGGGCAGTTACCATGGAGACAGTGATTTGCAGCTGGAGAGAATCAATGTCTATTACAATGAAGCCACTG GTAACAAATATGTTCCCCGTGCAATCCTGGTGGATTTGGAACCTGGCACAATGGACTCAGTTAGGTCTGGGCCATTTGGCCAGATCTTCAGGccagataattttgtttttg gCCAGAGTGGTGCAGGAAATAACTGGGCTAAAGGCCATTACACAGAGGGAGCAGAATTAGTAGATTCTGTTCTGGATGTAGTGAGGAAGGAGTCAGAGAGCTGTGACTGTCTCCAGGGCTTCCAGCTGACCCATTCCCTGGGAGGTGGCACTGGGTCTGGAATGGGAACCCTACTCATCAGCAAGATCAGGGAAGAGTATCCAGACAGAATCATGAATACCTTCAGTGTGATGCCCTCCCCCAAGGTGTCAGACACCGTAGTTGAGCCCTACAATGCCACCCTCTCTGTCCATCAGTTGGTGGAGAACACAGATGAGACCTACTGCATCGACAATGAAGCTCTCTATGACATTTGCTTCAGAACCCTGAAGCTGACCACACCCACCTATGGAGACCTCAACCACTTGGTCTCTGCCACAATGAGTGGCGTCACCACCTGTCTGCGGTTCCCAGGCCAGCTGAATGCTGACCTCCGCAAACTGGCAGTGAACATGGTGCCATTCCCCCGCCTGCACTTCTTCATGCCAGGCTTTGCCCCTCTGACCAGCCGTGGTAGCCAGCAGTACCGTGCCCTGACAGTGCCCGAACTCACCCAGCAGATGTTCGATTCTAAAAACATGATGGCTGCCTGTGACCCCCGCCATGGCCGCTACCTGACAGTGGCTGCCATCTTCAGGGGCCGCATGTCCATGAAGGAGGTGGATGAGCAGATGCTGAATGTGCAGAACAAAAACAGCAGCTATTTTGTGGAGTGGATCCCCAACAATGTGAAGACGGCTGTGTGTGACATTCCACCCCGTGGCCTCAAGATGTCTGCCACCTTCATTGGCAATAGCACAGCTATTCAGGAGCTGTTCAAGCGCATTTCAGAGCAGTTCACAGCCATGTTCCGGCGTAAGGCTTTCTTGCACTGGTACACAGGCGAAGGCATGGATGAGATGGAATTTACTGAAGCAGAGAGCAACATGAATGACCTGGTGTCTGAATATCAGCAGTACCAAGATGCCACTGCTGATGAACAAGGGGAAtttgaggaggaggaaggagaagatgaGGCTTAA